The Proteobacteria bacterium CG1_02_64_396 DNA window GTCCTCAGCTGATGTTCAACATGTTCATCTTCGCCGGCCTGATGGAGTCGTTCCCCTTCATCATCATGGCCTTCGGCCTCTGGTTCCTGTTCGCCAATCCCTTCGCGGGCTAATCGAACCGGTAGGGCGTCGCTCCTCCCTTCGTGGAGGGGTGCCGCTCGGGCTGGTCTTTTGATGTCCGGTCCCCAAACCGCAACATGTTTATGTTCGTAACCAGAGGGTAGAGCCGTGGAGCTAGGACTTACCTTGGTGGGTCAGGTCATTACCTTCCTGATCCTCCTGTTCCTCCTCAAACGCTATGTGTATGGCCCCATCACCGGGTTGATGGACCAGCGGGCGGAAAAAATTGCCCAGGGTCTGAATCAAGCCGACGAGGCCAAGCGCCGTCTGCAAGAGGCCGAGATCGAGGCCGCCGAGTTGGCCAAGGCTGCCAAAACCAAGGCCCTTGAGATCCTCAATCAGGCCGAGAAATCGGCCGGTCAGCTGCGCGAGGAGTCGGTCGCCAAGGCCCGTGAAGAGGCCGAGGGGATCGTCGCCGCCGCCCGTGAAGAGATCGCCGCCGAGGTTCAAAAGGCGCGCGGTCAGCTCCAGGCCGAGCTCGCCGACATGATTGTCCTGGGCGCCTCCCGCATTCTCGAAGCCGAGTTGGACGCCGAGCGTCACAAGGCGGTGATCGGGGATGTCATCAGCCGGATGGAGCACTAAGCCATGTCGATTGGAGTCGTTGCCCGGCGTTATGCCCAGGCGACCTACGAGGTTGCGGCGGGTGGTGGCGATCTGGCCCCCTGGCGGGAAGGGATGGCTCTGTTGGCCGCCGTCGCCCGGGACGCCGAGTTCGCCTCCTTTGTCGACAATCCGGCGGTGAGCCAGGCGGCCAAATCGCAGGTGGTTGAGAAGCTGTTGGCCGGTACCCACGAGGGGGTTCGCCGCTTGGGACAGGTCCTATTGAGCAACGGTCGCATCGCCATTGCCCCCGAGATCCTGGAGGCCTTCGAGCAGTTCGCGCTTGAAGCCGCTGGGGTGATGGGGGGTGAGGTTGTCTCCGCCGTGGCGCTGAGCGATGCCCAGCGCGGCGAGTTGGAAGCGGCCCTGGCCAAGCGTTTCGGCGCCAAGGTTAAGCTGGCCTACCGGATCGATCCCTCCGTGCTGGGTGGGGTCCGGGTACAGCTTAAAGATACCGTCATCGACGGCACTTTGGCCCGGCGTCTGGAGCTACTGCGCCAGCGATTGGCGGCAGCTGCCTGATCCAAGTCCATTCCAGTCCGGTTCGGACTGGCACGAATACGTCCAAAATTGAGTAGGGCGGCTTGATGCCGCCAAAGTGTTGGCGGGCTACCCCGCCCTACCGAGAGACAGCGCCATGGAACTCAAAAGCACCGAAATCAGCAAGATCATCAAAGAGCAACTGGCCGGAGCCCTGGCCGGTCTTGAGACCGCCAATGTCGGACGTGTTCTTAAAGTCTCCGACGGCATCTCCGTGATCCACGGGCTCGAAAACGCCGCCTACGGTGAAATGCTGGAATTCCCGGGTGGGGTTCCCGGCATGGTCCTCAACCTTGAGGAAGACAGCGTCGGCGCCGTGATCTTCGGCGACTACCTGCACATCCGCGAAGGGGACGAGGTTCGCGCCACGGGCAAGATCCTTGAGGTTCCCGTTGGCGATGCCATGGTCGGCCGCGTGGTCAACGCCGTGGGCGCCCCCATCGACGGCCTGGGCCCCATCGCCACCGACAAGACCGACCGGGTTGAGAAAATTGCCCCCGGTATCATTGCCCGTGAGCCGGTGGGCGTCCCCATGCAGACCGGGATTAAGGCGATCGATGCTCTGGTTCCGATCGGACGTGGTCAGCGCGAGCTGATTATTGGCGACCGCCAGACCGGTAAAACCACCGTGGCCATCGACGCCATCATCAACCAGAAGGGCTCCGGGGTAGTCTGCGTTTACGTCGCCGTGGGTCAGAAGAACTCCTCGGTTGCCAACGTGGTGCGGGTCCTTAAAGAGCACGGCGCGATGGATCACACCATCGTCGTGAA harbors:
- a CDS encoding ATP synthase F0 subunit B — encoded protein: MELGLTLVGQVITFLILLFLLKRYVYGPITGLMDQRAEKIAQGLNQADEAKRRLQEAEIEAAELAKAAKTKALEILNQAEKSAGQLREESVAKAREEAEGIVAAAREEIAAEVQKARGQLQAELADMIVLGASRILEAELDAERHKAVIGDVISRMEH
- a CDS encoding ATP synthase F1 subunit delta — protein: MSIGVVARRYAQATYEVAAGGGDLAPWREGMALLAAVARDAEFASFVDNPAVSQAAKSQVVEKLLAGTHEGVRRLGQVLLSNGRIAIAPEILEAFEQFALEAAGVMGGEVVSAVALSDAQRGELEAALAKRFGAKVKLAYRIDPSVLGGVRVQLKDTVIDGTLARRLELLRQRLAAAA